The following coding sequences lie in one Candidatus Nitrospira allomarina genomic window:
- a CDS encoding TolC family protein, whose amino-acid sequence MTQPALLAVIILNQLVGPQISEASSPRPVETEEWSFQELLPSESVITLTLQEAVMEALEHNLDIQVSRHTRDILLTDIVFQQAQFDPTVELGGRYDRTVVPLNRPIFGLEGVSLGSIPDTFDQNETNFSLGLNQKLLTGGSYDLTYDTRRNSVAGSTSFLFNPAYSSNVLFNLTQPLLRNFGPSINNIQITLAQNAADVEQLTLLNQILSVIAQVEQAYWELVFARENLKVARATLQAAEELLASNRAKVKAGVMADVEALQAQAGVANQVEQILLAQKTVLDQEDQLRLLLSKSEFKLTQSTPLVPLDPPIQHLQETPLKENLELAFEHRPDILQAKKNIDTSNVNTRFAKNQLLPDLSFQGSLGLSGLGKNPRDDWDRLGSTDFYNMGGGLVLSYPIGNRSAQSQYQRRILETQQSQVSLLRVRQQIILDVKEAIRQVQTSFKRTRTNQTARQLSERQLNAEQERLNLGLSTTRLVLEFQRDLRIARGRELRAILDYNQSLSRLRLVTASTLDHYNIEIQ is encoded by the coding sequence GTGACTCAACCGGCTCTTTTGGCCGTGATAATCCTTAACCAACTCGTGGGGCCACAGATTAGTGAGGCCAGTTCCCCCAGACCCGTTGAAACGGAAGAATGGTCCTTTCAGGAACTCCTGCCATCTGAATCCGTCATCACGCTGACGCTGCAGGAAGCCGTCATGGAAGCATTAGAACATAATCTGGACATTCAAGTGAGCCGACACACCAGAGATATTCTACTCACCGACATTGTCTTTCAACAGGCACAATTTGACCCCACGGTTGAGCTCGGCGGACGGTACGACCGGACAGTCGTTCCACTCAATAGGCCCATATTCGGCCTTGAAGGGGTGTCGCTGGGTTCGATTCCGGACACCTTTGATCAAAATGAAACAAACTTCAGCCTGGGATTGAATCAAAAGTTGCTGACCGGCGGATCGTACGATCTGACCTACGATACAAGACGGAATTCCGTAGCCGGATCAACCAGCTTTCTTTTCAACCCGGCCTATTCAAGCAATGTACTCTTTAATCTGACGCAACCACTTCTTCGTAACTTCGGACCCTCGATCAATAACATTCAAATCACGCTCGCACAAAACGCAGCTGATGTGGAACAACTGACACTCCTTAACCAGATCCTGTCGGTGATCGCCCAGGTCGAGCAAGCGTATTGGGAACTCGTTTTTGCCCGGGAGAATCTGAAAGTCGCTCGCGCGACCTTACAGGCCGCAGAAGAATTGCTGGCCAGCAACCGCGCAAAGGTTAAAGCCGGGGTGATGGCCGATGTAGAGGCCCTTCAGGCTCAGGCAGGGGTAGCCAACCAGGTCGAACAAATTTTGCTGGCCCAAAAAACCGTTCTGGATCAGGAAGACCAACTCCGTTTACTGCTCAGCAAATCGGAATTCAAACTGACCCAATCCACACCCCTTGTCCCGCTCGACCCACCCATTCAACATCTTCAGGAAACCCCGCTCAAAGAAAACCTGGAGCTAGCATTCGAGCATCGTCCGGACATTCTTCAAGCCAAAAAGAACATTGACACGTCCAACGTCAATACCCGCTTTGCCAAGAATCAGCTTCTACCCGACCTCTCTTTTCAGGGCAGTCTCGGTCTCAGCGGACTGGGGAAAAATCCCCGGGATGACTGGGATCGTTTGGGCAGCACGGATTTTTATAACATGGGAGGAGGACTCGTCCTCAGTTACCCCATAGGAAACCGCTCAGCGCAGAGTCAATATCAACGCCGGATCCTGGAAACTCAACAAAGCCAGGTCTCTCTCCTACGTGTTCGCCAACAAATTATCCTGGACGTCAAAGAAGCCATCCGTCAGGTACAGACGAGCTTCAAGCGCACCAGAACGAATCAAACGGCTCGCCAATTGTCCGAAAGGCAACTCAACGCCGAGCAGGAACGCCTCAATCTCGGGCTCAGTACCACTCGATTAGTTTTGGAATTCCAAAGAGATCTTCGAATAGCTCGAGGTAGGGAATTACGAGCCATTCTGGACTACAACCAATCATTATCACGTCTTCGCCTCGTCACCGCCTCTACACTCGATCATTACAACATTGAAATTCAGTAA
- the thiS gene encoding sulfur carrier protein ThiS has protein sequence MKIVVNGEHREAEEPLTVAQLLETLHLRSEQVAVEINLKILDRGEFLNWNLHDGDKVEILSFIGGGSPT, from the coding sequence ATGAAAATAGTCGTGAATGGAGAGCACCGCGAGGCCGAGGAACCTTTGACGGTCGCACAGCTTCTAGAAACGCTTCACCTCCGTTCCGAACAAGTCGCAGTAGAAATCAACCTTAAAATTTTGGACCGCGGAGAATTCCTCAACTGGAATCTCCACGATGGGGACAAGGTTGAAATTTTAAGCTTTATTGGAGGCGGCTCTCCCACATGA
- the pafA gene encoding Pup--protein ligase: MMKRIVGLESEYGLTFSPNGRVYLPIEKILGYIFEGLIPNSWPSNAFLTNGARFYQDTGCHPEYSTPECDDLLDLIIHDKAGERILESCLPIAEERLREEGLSGEIFIFKNNTDSLGNTYGCHENFLMRRDVDFWKVSEQLIPFFVTRQIFSGAGKILKVSGKSQYFISQRAQHIHEKTSSSTTSSRSIINTRDEPHADAEKYRRLHIILGDSNMSEFSTYLKVGTAMIVLSMIEDGFTIPHIELEEPVKAIRDISRDPTLKKTVKLEDGSNLTALEIQQTFWERAGEYLALQPPNKVMAEVHYEWGRVLKMLNTSPMALVREIDWITKQWILENYMAKKSCGWDDPRLGMMDLQYHDINRQRSLFHLLAERNHIRKMIDEDAIEQAKTVPPQTTRAKVRGDFIRFARAKNRSYTVDWTYLKLNGYWEETILCMDPFCPFNRRVEELLSQVPHNRLFP, from the coding sequence ATGATGAAACGCATTGTTGGTCTTGAGAGTGAATATGGCCTGACATTTTCGCCGAATGGACGGGTCTACCTTCCCATTGAAAAAATACTCGGGTATATTTTTGAGGGACTTATCCCCAATAGCTGGCCATCCAATGCCTTTCTCACCAATGGGGCGCGGTTCTATCAAGACACGGGCTGCCACCCAGAATATTCCACGCCCGAATGCGACGACCTGCTTGATTTGATCATCCACGACAAAGCCGGTGAGAGGATTCTGGAAAGTTGTCTGCCCATTGCCGAAGAGCGCTTGCGCGAAGAAGGACTGTCCGGCGAGATCTTCATCTTCAAGAACAATACGGATTCCCTCGGCAACACGTATGGCTGCCATGAAAATTTCCTTATGCGTCGGGATGTGGATTTTTGGAAAGTCAGCGAACAACTCATCCCCTTTTTCGTCACTCGTCAAATTTTTTCGGGAGCCGGAAAAATACTGAAAGTTTCCGGAAAGTCTCAATATTTCATCTCCCAACGAGCGCAACATATTCATGAAAAAACTTCGTCCTCTACAACGTCGTCCCGAAGCATTATCAACACTCGCGATGAGCCTCATGCCGATGCCGAAAAATACCGTCGGCTTCATATCATCCTCGGCGATTCCAATATGTCGGAGTTTTCCACCTACTTAAAAGTAGGGACAGCCATGATCGTCCTCTCCATGATCGAAGACGGATTCACCATTCCACATATTGAACTAGAAGAACCTGTCAAAGCGATTCGAGACATCTCTCGGGATCCCACTCTGAAAAAAACCGTCAAGCTTGAAGATGGGAGCAACCTGACGGCATTGGAAATTCAACAGACATTCTGGGAACGGGCGGGTGAATATTTGGCGTTGCAGCCTCCTAACAAAGTCATGGCAGAGGTGCATTATGAATGGGGTCGCGTGTTGAAGATGCTGAATACCTCACCCATGGCACTCGTCCGCGAAATCGACTGGATCACCAAGCAATGGATTCTCGAAAATTACATGGCCAAAAAATCTTGTGGATGGGATGACCCCCGATTAGGCATGATGGATTTGCAATATCATGACATTAATCGACAACGAAGCCTGTTTCATCTCCTGGCAGAACGTAATCACATTCGAAAAATGATTGATGAGGACGCAATTGAACAGGCCAAAACGGTTCCTCCTCAAACCACACGAGCAAAAGTGCGAGGAGATTTCATCAGATTTGCCCGTGCAAAAAATCGGTCATATACTGTGGATTGGACCTATCTCAAACTGAACGGGTACTGGGAAGAAACCATTTTGTGCATGGACCCCTTTTGTCCTTTTAATCGACGCGTAGAAGAATTGCTCAGCCAGGTGCCTCATAATCGGCTCTTCCCATGA
- the prcA gene encoding proteasome subunit alpha → MALPYYVSPEQMMQDRAEYAKKGIAKGRSIIAMEYSDGVLFVADNPSASLFKISEIYDSIAFSGAGRYSEFENLRKAGIQHADVKGMMYSREDVTARSLANGYSQILGTLFSQEMKPYEVELLLAQVGETPERNELYRISFDGSIVDERKFTAIGGRSETILTLLRKEIPQTCPSLKEALTLCQHAFEQGTDPRSNLEGLEVAVLDRTRIGRRFRRVPILEATQILA, encoded by the coding sequence GTGGCCCTGCCCTATTACGTTTCACCCGAACAAATGATGCAGGACAGGGCGGAATATGCCAAAAAAGGCATCGCCAAAGGCCGGTCGATCATCGCCATGGAATATTCAGATGGCGTGCTGTTTGTCGCCGATAACCCCAGCGCCTCCCTGTTTAAAATTTCTGAGATCTATGACAGCATCGCATTTTCCGGGGCAGGGAGATACAGTGAATTTGAGAATCTCCGAAAAGCCGGCATTCAACATGCGGACGTCAAAGGCATGATGTATAGCCGCGAAGATGTGACCGCACGATCACTGGCAAATGGCTATTCACAAATTCTCGGCACGCTCTTTAGCCAGGAAATGAAACCTTACGAGGTGGAACTCCTGTTGGCTCAGGTCGGTGAGACACCGGAGCGCAATGAGTTATACCGCATCTCTTTTGATGGGAGTATTGTGGATGAACGAAAATTCACCGCCATTGGAGGACGATCTGAAACCATCTTAACCCTCCTCAGAAAAGAAATTCCTCAAACTTGCCCATCCCTTAAAGAAGCCTTAACACTCTGCCAACATGCCTTTGAACAGGGCACGGATCCTCGATCAAACCTAGAAGGTTTGGAAGTCGCGGTGTTGGACCGAACCCGAATAGGTAGAAGATTTCGGCGAGTCCCGATCCTCGAAGCTACCCAAATTCTCGCATAA
- a CDS encoding LOG family protein yields the protein MRYICVFCGSSLGNDPGFTNMAQRLGHALIQQGMGLVYGGGNIGLMGVLASTVLQEGGTVIGVIPKHLAEKELLHQELTTTHIVNTMHERKTLMADLSAGFITLPGGFGTLEECCEMVTWAQLNLHHKPCGLLNCFGFFDGLLRFFDHQVHQGFLTRTNRALLLEATTPENLLPLILDRLEPDVR from the coding sequence ATGCGATATATTTGCGTGTTCTGCGGCTCTAGTCTGGGGAACGACCCAGGATTTACCAACATGGCTCAGCGGCTGGGTCATGCGCTCATCCAACAAGGAATGGGCTTGGTCTATGGTGGGGGGAATATCGGACTGATGGGGGTGCTGGCATCAACTGTACTACAGGAAGGCGGGACCGTCATCGGAGTTATTCCCAAGCACCTGGCAGAGAAGGAACTCCTACATCAGGAACTTACAACTACGCATATTGTGAACACCATGCATGAACGAAAAACACTCATGGCAGATCTATCAGCCGGATTCATCACGTTACCCGGTGGATTTGGAACATTAGAAGAATGCTGTGAAATGGTAACCTGGGCGCAGTTAAATCTTCACCACAAGCCCTGTGGCCTTCTGAATTGCTTTGGGTTTTTTGATGGTCTGTTGAGATTTTTCGACCATCAAGTCCATCAAGGGTTTCTCACCCGGACAAACCGGGCGTTACTCCTTGAAGCCACCACTCCTGAAAATCTGCTGCCCCTCATCTTAGACCGACTTGAGCCTGACGTTCGCTAG
- a CDS encoding M23 family metallopeptidase, producing MISSLSPRRPTASWKVLFVVCLLLASIFPIQIVPSAERNRPGANGHLSGKQGQVLWIDVPISQPKAKVSGLFLKRKIPFFPHGDTRFAGIVGIDMEDPPGMQELSITVSSDSGSDHLSYTVQIIKEDYSVQHLTLPKNTVDLDAKTLQRVQKEKKELAEAFHHIGTRPLWDGPFLEPVNGKVTGVFGSRRVINGQTRKPHSGEDIAAPKGTPVQAINKGIVVKTVDHFFSGKGVVLDHGVGLFSMYFHLSEVDVTSGQTIQKGEALGKVGATGRATGPHLHWGIHLNGSRINPYALTALPIAN from the coding sequence ATGATAAGCTCATTGTCCCCACGCCGTCCTACAGCTTCATGGAAAGTCTTGTTTGTCGTTTGCCTGCTGCTTGCCAGCATTTTCCCTATTCAGATCGTTCCGAGCGCGGAACGGAACCGACCGGGTGCCAATGGCCATCTCAGCGGAAAACAGGGCCAAGTCCTCTGGATTGACGTGCCGATTTCCCAACCTAAGGCCAAAGTGAGTGGCCTATTTCTCAAGCGGAAGATCCCCTTCTTCCCACACGGTGATACCCGCTTTGCAGGTATAGTGGGAATCGATATGGAAGATCCACCGGGAATGCAGGAGTTGAGTATCACGGTCAGTTCCGACTCCGGATCGGACCATCTCAGCTACACCGTCCAAATCATTAAAGAAGACTATTCCGTCCAACACCTGACGCTGCCGAAGAATACAGTGGACCTTGACGCTAAAACCCTACAGCGCGTTCAAAAAGAAAAAAAAGAATTGGCAGAGGCCTTTCACCACATTGGTACACGTCCTTTATGGGACGGTCCGTTTCTTGAACCTGTGAATGGGAAAGTCACTGGAGTTTTTGGCAGTCGCCGGGTGATTAATGGTCAGACCAGAAAACCCCACTCAGGAGAAGATATCGCGGCGCCAAAGGGTACTCCGGTTCAAGCCATTAACAAAGGTATCGTCGTCAAAACAGTTGATCACTTCTTTTCCGGAAAGGGTGTGGTCCTGGATCATGGGGTAGGCCTATTTTCCATGTACTTTCACCTCTCAGAGGTCGATGTCACTTCTGGCCAAACTATTCAGAAAGGAGAGGCGTTAGGCAAAGTCGGAGCCACAGGAAGAGCTACGGGCCCGCATCTCCATTGGGGCATACACTTAAATGGCTCCCGAATCAATCCATATGCATTGACCGCTCTCCCCATAGCAAATTGA
- the prcB gene encoding proteasome subunit beta, which yields MNSENVSLPNFSADPCSSFYQYLTSQRPDLLPMARWENSLPQQGQTDASLMATRHLPWPHGTTVLAFTYDNGVLIAGDRRATEGFQIAANRMEKVFQTDGFSAMAIAGAAGPCVEMAKLFRIELEHYEKLDGQPLTCEGKANRLGHMVKANFPMVLHGLVVIPLFVGYDHKRETGRLFKYDITGGRYEDTEFHAVGSGGKDARSTLKEYFRKNLPEDAAVKVALRALLNAADEDVGTGGPDLVRRIFPTVKLVDSRGVRDVDDTQLATMCEALVNEKQET from the coding sequence ATGAATTCTGAAAACGTCTCCCTTCCAAACTTCTCAGCTGACCCGTGTTCCAGTTTCTACCAATACCTCACCTCCCAACGACCCGACTTACTCCCCATGGCGCGGTGGGAAAACTCACTCCCTCAGCAAGGCCAAACAGACGCTTCGTTGATGGCTACCAGGCATCTTCCCTGGCCCCACGGCACCACGGTTCTCGCCTTCACCTATGATAACGGCGTCCTCATCGCCGGAGACCGTCGCGCCACAGAAGGATTTCAAATCGCCGCGAATCGAATGGAAAAGGTCTTTCAAACCGATGGCTTTTCTGCCATGGCTATTGCAGGAGCTGCAGGACCCTGCGTGGAAATGGCAAAACTTTTCCGCATCGAACTGGAACATTATGAAAAACTTGACGGCCAACCCTTAACCTGCGAAGGGAAAGCCAATAGGCTTGGGCATATGGTAAAGGCCAATTTCCCCATGGTCTTACATGGACTCGTGGTCATTCCCCTGTTTGTCGGCTACGATCACAAACGAGAGACTGGCCGACTCTTCAAATATGACATAACGGGAGGACGCTACGAGGATACGGAATTTCACGCAGTCGGCTCAGGCGGGAAAGATGCTCGATCGACCCTCAAAGAATATTTCCGGAAAAACTTACCAGAGGACGCGGCGGTCAAAGTGGCCCTTCGCGCGCTCCTCAATGCCGCAGATGAAGATGTCGGAACCGGTGGACCAGACCTGGTCCGACGAATATTCCCGACCGTCAAATTAGTTGATTCCCGGGGGGTCCGGGATGTGGATGACACCCAATTGGCTACCATGTGCGAGGCATTGGTGAACGAGAAACAGGAGACATAA
- a CDS encoding thiazole synthase, with protein MNQDPLIIAGRTFHSRLWVGTGKYQNFEETRKAIEASGADVVTVAVRRVNITDNKSENLLDYLDPKKYTILPNTAGCYTVEDAVRYSRLARAAGVSDLVKLEVIGDERTLFPDTAGLIEAAKILIAEGFVVLPYTNDDPIVAKKLVDIGCPAVMPLAAPIGSGLGIRNPYNLKIIMETVNVPVIVDAGVGTASDAALAMEYGADAVLMNTAIAGAKDPLMMATAMRFAVDAGRLAYKAGRIPRKLYATASSPIEGML; from the coding sequence ATGAATCAGGATCCGTTAATCATTGCCGGTCGAACATTCCACTCTCGACTCTGGGTTGGAACAGGAAAATACCAAAACTTTGAGGAAACCCGAAAAGCGATTGAGGCTTCCGGGGCCGATGTGGTGACGGTTGCAGTTCGCCGCGTCAATATTACCGATAACAAATCAGAAAATTTACTGGACTATCTCGACCCGAAGAAATACACCATTTTACCCAACACGGCAGGATGTTATACCGTCGAAGATGCCGTTCGTTATTCTCGACTGGCCCGCGCTGCGGGGGTTTCAGATTTGGTGAAATTGGAAGTCATTGGAGATGAACGCACACTATTTCCTGATACAGCAGGACTCATTGAAGCCGCAAAAATTTTGATTGCCGAAGGTTTTGTCGTCTTGCCATATACGAATGACGACCCCATTGTCGCCAAAAAGTTAGTCGATATTGGCTGTCCTGCCGTCATGCCACTCGCAGCACCGATCGGTTCTGGGCTTGGGATCCGCAATCCATATAATCTCAAAATCATCATGGAAACGGTCAATGTACCGGTCATCGTCGACGCCGGAGTTGGAACCGCTTCTGACGCAGCCCTGGCCATGGAATACGGCGCTGATGCCGTATTAATGAACACGGCTATTGCCGGAGCCAAGGATCCGTTGATGATGGCCACGGCCATGCGGTTTGCCGTTGATGCCGGACGCTTGGCATACAAGGCTGGGAGAATTCCCAGGAAGTTATATGCGACTGCCAGTAGCCCTATCGAGGGTATGTTGTAA
- the thiE gene encoding thiamine phosphate synthase yields MSSRILPRLYLLTDRHQTLHRPLTSVITEAVDAGVRMVQIREKDLTTRELTSLCQQLGPLIKHRQGTILLNDRIDLVLALGADGVHLRTDSLPVSVARRLLGTGHLIGVSTHSVEEARVAEGEGADFIVLGPIFDTPSKRAYGPPLGIQVLRETSRFLHLPIYAIGGITPIRIPDVLSAGAYGVAVISSILQSPSIPDTTRELLARLS; encoded by the coding sequence ATGTCCTCGCGCATTCTTCCCAGACTCTACCTTCTGACCGACCGCCATCAAACCCTTCATCGTCCTCTCACTTCCGTGATAACCGAAGCGGTAGACGCCGGGGTCCGGATGGTACAAATCCGGGAAAAAGATCTTACGACTCGAGAATTGACTTCTCTCTGTCAGCAGCTCGGCCCTCTCATCAAGCACCGCCAGGGAACCATCTTATTGAACGATCGAATCGACTTGGTCCTTGCCCTGGGAGCCGACGGCGTACATCTTCGGACAGATAGTCTTCCCGTTTCTGTGGCCCGTCGCCTGTTAGGGACGGGACACCTCATCGGCGTCTCAACGCATTCCGTTGAAGAAGCCCGAGTGGCGGAAGGGGAAGGCGCCGATTTCATCGTGCTGGGTCCCATTTTTGATACGCCTTCAAAGCGAGCATATGGACCACCTTTAGGAATACAGGTGCTTCGGGAAACCAGCCGTTTCCTCCACTTGCCCATCTATGCCATCGGAGGAATCACTCCTATCAGAATTCCTGACGTCTTATCAGCAGGAGCTTACGGTGTAGCCGTCATTTCCTCTATTCTTCAATCGCCCTCCATTCCAGACACCACCCGTGAACTGTTGGCACGATTGTCCTGA
- the arc gene encoding proteasome ATPase: protein MGIRKTDDHIREIEKLRTELESMELEMRQLHESRQKLHLSQQKNEQLVSTLQEAKAQIEALRKEVDKLTAPPSTFAVFYNTNTDGTVNVSLGGRKLRVNLHPSIPAESLKKGQEVILNEGLNVIESRGYDPQGEIAHLKHLLDDGRAVVSLRLDDERVVEISDSLKSQALSVGDHLLFEPRSGYLIEKLPKGEMEELVIEEVPDIQYDQIGGLTKELEQVKDAVELPFLYPELFAEHRLSPPKGLLLYGPPGCGKTLIAKAVANSIAKKLGHLKGKDVRSYFLHIKGPELLNKYVGESERQIREVFAKAKEKASHGNPVIVFFDEMDALFRTRGTGISSDMESTIVPQFLSEIDGVESLRDVIVIGASNRQDLIDPAVLRPGRLDIKIKIPRPDKQSAKDILGKYLHSDLPLAESELTQHGSDRSTYINHLIDTTVEAMYALTEENQFLEVTYANGEKETVYFKDFASGALIESVVSRAKKLAIKRAISGDAKGLKSEDFLRGIREEFKEQEDLPNTTHPDDWAKIAGKKGEKIVHVRTLTTDEDSEPREIETISVGHYF, encoded by the coding sequence ATGGGTATCCGAAAAACAGACGATCATATCCGTGAAATTGAAAAGTTACGAACCGAGCTTGAGTCCATGGAACTCGAAATGCGGCAGCTGCATGAATCTCGTCAGAAGCTGCACCTTTCTCAGCAGAAAAACGAGCAGTTAGTTTCTACGTTGCAGGAAGCCAAAGCACAAATCGAAGCGCTTCGAAAGGAAGTCGACAAACTCACTGCGCCTCCATCAACATTTGCCGTCTTCTACAACACCAACACAGACGGGACCGTGAATGTCTCACTTGGCGGCAGAAAGCTACGGGTCAACCTTCATCCATCTATTCCGGCAGAATCCCTCAAAAAAGGCCAAGAGGTAATTTTGAACGAAGGCCTGAACGTGATTGAATCGCGAGGGTATGATCCGCAGGGCGAAATCGCCCATCTCAAACACCTCCTGGACGATGGTCGAGCCGTGGTCAGCCTTCGCCTGGACGACGAGCGAGTGGTTGAAATCTCGGATTCGCTGAAATCCCAGGCTTTGAGTGTCGGCGACCACCTGCTCTTTGAACCACGATCCGGATACCTCATCGAAAAACTTCCCAAAGGTGAAATGGAGGAACTTGTCATCGAGGAAGTTCCGGATATTCAGTATGACCAAATCGGCGGGTTAACCAAAGAACTGGAGCAGGTAAAGGATGCCGTTGAATTGCCTTTCCTTTACCCTGAGCTATTTGCTGAACACCGGTTATCACCCCCAAAAGGCCTTCTGTTGTATGGACCCCCGGGATGCGGAAAAACTTTGATTGCCAAAGCTGTCGCAAACTCCATCGCGAAAAAACTCGGGCATCTTAAAGGCAAGGACGTTCGCAGTTACTTCCTCCACATCAAGGGACCCGAATTATTGAACAAATATGTCGGTGAATCCGAACGTCAAATTCGAGAAGTGTTTGCGAAAGCCAAGGAAAAGGCGTCACACGGCAATCCGGTCATCGTCTTTTTTGATGAAATGGATGCATTATTCCGAACAAGAGGGACAGGAATTTCCTCGGACATGGAATCGACCATCGTACCCCAATTTTTATCTGAGATTGATGGAGTAGAAAGTCTTCGAGACGTTATCGTCATTGGTGCCAGTAACCGGCAAGACCTCATTGACCCGGCGGTTTTGAGGCCGGGACGTTTGGATATCAAAATCAAGATTCCCAGACCTGATAAACAGAGTGCAAAGGATATCCTTGGGAAATACCTCCACTCAGACTTACCCCTTGCGGAATCTGAATTGACCCAACATGGCTCAGATCGATCAACGTATATCAATCATCTTATCGACACCACGGTCGAGGCAATGTATGCGTTGACGGAGGAAAATCAATTTCTTGAAGTCACCTACGCCAATGGTGAAAAAGAAACCGTGTACTTCAAAGATTTTGCCAGTGGTGCATTAATCGAAAGTGTGGTCTCCCGAGCGAAAAAATTGGCCATCAAACGTGCAATCTCCGGCGACGCCAAAGGTCTCAAATCGGAGGACTTTCTGCGTGGCATTCGAGAAGAATTCAAGGAACAGGAAGATTTACCGAATACCACTCACCCCGATGATTGGGCAAAAATAGCAGGGAAAAAAGGCGAAAAAATCGTTCATGTGCGCACCTTAACCACCGATGAGGATTCAGAGCCACGAGAAATAGAAACCATCAGCGTTGGTCATTATTTTTAA
- the dop gene encoding depupylase/deamidase Dop: MLRILGTETEFGIISRSPDHHDPVANSLRLISHCPHLPAPTALWDYENENPFWDARGFPVEGEPERPSATYNRQLNKVLPNAGRLYVDGAHPEYSTPECSNPREVVAYERAGDHIVAECLARLNHSIGEQNFLVYRNNSDGKGNSFGYHENYILSRRIPFEQVANVLLPFFVSRPIFCGAGKVGAENGTDPIHYQISQRADFFECLLDLNTMVNRPIINTRDEPHAHQADYRRLHVIVGDANMSEVSTFLKVGTTAIIMEMLEQHGPLPHIELSDPVRAIKAVSRDLTVKSSLPLNNGQHTTAIAIQRAFLQSAHDFYRTREVSPITKEVLVRWESTLDTLERDPFELRREVDWVAKHALIQSYMDRKHCSWNDPRVAMMDLQYHDVRPDKGLYYTLERTGQIERLTLELEVERARQTAPAFTRAFFRGQCLKHLPGRVYGMSWTSVLLHAGNSTIKRIPLMDPYRGTQQLTQELFRDITSVDQLLSRLVKS, translated from the coding sequence TTGCTGCGAATTCTTGGAACGGAAACTGAATTCGGGATTATTTCTCGCTCCCCAGATCACCATGATCCCGTAGCGAATTCCCTTCGATTAATCAGTCACTGTCCCCATCTCCCCGCTCCCACGGCTCTATGGGATTACGAAAATGAAAATCCCTTTTGGGATGCGCGTGGTTTTCCGGTCGAAGGCGAACCCGAACGACCAAGCGCCACCTATAATCGTCAACTTAATAAAGTATTGCCGAATGCCGGTCGCCTCTACGTCGATGGCGCTCACCCGGAATACTCCACTCCCGAATGCAGCAACCCCCGGGAAGTGGTGGCCTATGAACGTGCCGGGGACCACATTGTGGCTGAGTGCTTGGCCCGGCTGAACCACAGTATCGGAGAACAGAATTTTCTGGTTTACCGCAACAATTCAGACGGAAAAGGAAACAGCTTCGGATACCACGAAAATTACATTTTGTCCCGCCGGATTCCATTCGAGCAGGTAGCCAACGTTCTACTCCCTTTCTTTGTTTCACGTCCCATTTTTTGTGGCGCAGGGAAAGTCGGAGCGGAGAACGGCACAGATCCTATTCACTATCAAATCTCACAGCGGGCGGATTTTTTTGAATGTCTGCTTGATCTCAATACCATGGTGAACCGTCCCATCATCAATACCCGAGATGAACCCCATGCCCATCAAGCCGACTACCGACGCCTTCACGTCATCGTGGGTGATGCCAATATGTCCGAGGTATCAACCTTCCTGAAGGTCGGCACGACGGCCATTATCATGGAAATGTTGGAGCAGCATGGGCCTCTCCCGCATATTGAGTTGTCCGATCCGGTCAGGGCCATCAAGGCAGTATCACGAGATCTGACGGTGAAAAGTTCGCTTCCGCTAAACAATGGCCAACACACCACCGCTATCGCTATTCAGCGGGCCTTCCTGCAATCAGCCCATGACTTTTATCGAACCAGAGAGGTCTCCCCTATCACCAAGGAGGTGCTTGTCCGCTGGGAATCCACCTTGGATACCTTGGAGCGTGATCCTTTCGAGCTTCGGCGAGAAGTCGATTGGGTCGCCAAGCATGCCTTGATTCAGTCCTACATGGATCGCAAACACTGTTCCTGGAATGATCCCAGGGTGGCCATGATGGATCTACAGTATCACGACGTGCGACCGGACAAAGGACTGTATTATACCCTGGAGCGGACGGGACAAATTGAACGTTTGACACTCGAGCTGGAAGTCGAACGTGCTCGCCAGACTGCACCCGCCTTCACACGGGCATTCTTCAGGGGACAATGTTTAAAGCACCTGCCAGGCCGGGTATACGGCATGAGTTGGACTTCCGTCCTCCTTCATGCCGGAAATTCTACCATTAAGCGTATTCCACTGATGGATCCTTATCGAGGCACCCAACAACTCACCCAGGAATTGTTTAGGGACATTACCTCCGTGGATCAGTTATTATCCCGACTCGTGAAGTCCTGA